Within Chloroflexota bacterium, the genomic segment CTTTCGAAGAGCGTATGGACATCGCCGTGCCGCTCTACCTCAAGATGATCGAGGGCAAAACGGCAGCGCTTATTGCGGCGAGTGTGCAGATCGGCGCAGTGATCGGCGGCGCGACTGAGGCCGTCGCCGAGGCGTACCGACGCTTCGGGCTGGAGATCGGGTTGGCCTTCCAGATGGTGGATGACCTGCTGGGCATCTGGGGCGACCCGGCGGTTACTGGCAAACCTGCGGCCGACGATATCCTGAGCCGCAAGAAGTCGTTGCCCATCGTCTACGCGTTAGAGCGGGGCCTGGGTGCGCCGGATCAGCCCATCGGGCGCATCTACCGTCAGACACAGGTGAGCGCTGATGATGTTGGCGAGGTGCTGCGGGTGCTTGAAAGCATCGGCGCACGCGAGTACGTCCGCGCCATGGCTGATGAAAGGCGGCAAAAGGCACTGGACGCACTAGACGAAACAGGACTTGCCAATCCGGCTCAAGAAATGCTGCGGGAATTGGCGTTGGCTGCCGCGGACCGCGCTTTTTAGGCCTCATCAGGGAACTTCCCTCTATCATCTTGCGTCTGCATAGTCAATGAGTAGAATCGCTTTGCGCCGTAGAATCATATTATGTGCTCTCTTACTGGGAGCACTGTGCATGGTAACACTGGCTGCCAATGCACTGCTGGTGGATTTGCCATCCCTTGAGCGCGTAGGTGCCGGAACCATCGCGCCCACCACGCAGATCTTAGACCGCGACGGGAGATTGCTCTACGAGATCATGGATCCGCGTTCAGGTCGCCAGACACCGTTGCCGCTGGAGGAGATACCCCTCTACCTGCGCCAAGCCACCATTGCCACAGAGGACGCCAGTTTCTACACCAACCCCGGGGTGGATGCGCGGGCGATTCTGCGGGCCATTTGGATCAATCTGCGCGGCGGCGAAGTGTTGGCTGGAGGGAGCACCATCACCCAACAATTAGCACGCAATCTGCTCCTCTCGCCCGAAGAGCGCAGTCAACGCACTTTGGTGCGCAAGTTGCGGGAGAGCATCTTGGCCTGGCGACTCTCCCGGGCATTCACAAAGGACGAAATCCTCGCCCTGTACCTAAATACGACCTACTATGGCAACTTAGCCTATGGCGTTGAGGCAGCGGCCCAGGCCATTTTCGGCAAGCGTGCCCGTGATCTGGACCTGGCGGAATGTGCACTCATCGCCGGGTTGCCTCAGGCTCCATCTCTTTACAACCCGCTCATTGATCCCGAGGCGGCTCACAAGCGCCAGACCGTCGTGCTCGATCTGATGGTGAAGACTGGCTACATCACGCCGGAGCAGGCCGCACAGGCCAAGCAGGAGAAACTCTCCTTCGCTGCAACGCCCTTCCCTATTCGCGCCCCGCACTTCGTCATGTATGTGTGGGATCTCCTCAAGCATCGTTATGGGGAAGAGATGATTTACAAGCGCGGGCTGCGGGTTACCACCACCCTCGACCTGGATATGCAGGAGCGGGCCCAGGAGATCGTGCGCTACCGACTCTCGCTGCTCAACGAACCCAAGCCCGGCGCACCCCAGCACAACGTTACTGACGCCGCACTTGTGGCCCTTGACCCACAGAGCGGCGAGATCTTGGTCATGCTCGGCAGCCCGGACTATTTCGACCCGAAGATCGACGGCGCTGTGAATTGCACTCTCATGCCGCGCCAGCCCGGTTCCTCTATCAAGCCGGTAACCTATGCCGCTGCCTTCAGTGAGGATTATGCGCCAGCGACCGTGCTGATGGACGTGCGCACTGCCTTCACCACGCAGGAGGGTGTCGCATACGTCCCCATCAATTATGACCTCAAATATCATGGGCCGACGTCGTTGCGCCAGGCGCTCGGTTCATCGTACAACTTGATTGCGGTGAAAG encodes:
- a CDS encoding polyprenyl synthetase family protein; translated protein: MPITGAQLAPYIGAVEAELRALCQTDDSDLADLFGMMGYHLGWLDEQFQPVRADTGKRLRSLFCLLTCEAICGDWRPALRAATAVELIHNFSLVHDDIEDASETRRHRPTVWKLWGVAQGINIGDALYFLAHVALWRERKLPERTLSRVVRILDEAGFALCQGQYLDLTFEERMDIAVPLYLKMIEGKTAALIAASVQIGAVIGGATEAVAEAYRRFGLEIGLAFQMVDDLLGIWGDPAVTGKPAADDILSRKKSLPIVYALERGLGAPDQPIGRIYRQTQVSADDVGEVLRVLESIGAREYVRAMADERRQKALDALDETGLANPAQEMLRELALAAADRAF
- a CDS encoding PBP1A family penicillin-binding protein translates to MVTLAANALLVDLPSLERVGAGTIAPTTQILDRDGRLLYEIMDPRSGRQTPLPLEEIPLYLRQATIATEDASFYTNPGVDARAILRAIWINLRGGEVLAGGSTITQQLARNLLLSPEERSQRTLVRKLRESILAWRLSRAFTKDEILALYLNTTYYGNLAYGVEAAAQAIFGKRARDLDLAECALIAGLPQAPSLYNPLIDPEAAHKRQTVVLDLMVKTGYITPEQAAQAKQEKLSFAATPFPIRAPHFVMYVWDLLKHRYGEEMIYKRGLRVTTTLDLDMQERAQEIVRYRLSLLNEPKPGAPQHNVTDAALVALDPQSGEILVMLGSPDYFDPKIDGAVNCTLMPRQPGSSIKPVTYAAAFSEDYAPATVLMDVRTAFTTQEGVAYVPINYDLKYHGPTSLRQALGSSYNLIAVKVLDHIGLEKMISLAHALGLSTLDDRGKFGLALTLGGGEVRLLELTAAYSAFANGGRRVDPVAILRVEDSAGRLIDAWQPAPGEPVLDERVAYLITHVLSDDTARIPAFGEGSVLKLSRPAAVKTGTTNDWRDNWTVGYTPDLAVGVWVGNADNSPMHNVSGISGAAPIWHDFMEEVLKGTPVREFTEPAGIAHVEVCAESGLRPGPLCTRRRTEIFIAGKEPTRECDAHQLVALDARTGEVAGPDTPPEHIIWRIFTILPPEAQEWARETGFPQPHVAMTAPEASAQKGAREEGIILTDPYAFSVYRLMPDLPPADQRILVAARPTTSTRIARMTFYVDNQAIAEVTTPPYSTFWPLALGKHAIHAVATDIAGQQLESPRVFIEVQPY